The following proteins are co-located in the Rhea pennata isolate bPtePen1 chromosome 2, bPtePen1.pri, whole genome shotgun sequence genome:
- the MAF1 gene encoding repressor of RNA polymerase III transcription MAF1 homolog gives MKLLENSSFEAINSQLTVETGDAHIIGRIESYSCKMAGDDKHMFKQFCQEGQPHVLEALSPPQTTGISPSRLSKSQSGDEEGPLSDKCSRKTLFYLIATLNESFRPDYDFSAAKSHEFSREPSLNWVVNAVNCSLFSAVREDFNALKPHLWDAVDEEICLSECDIYSYNPDLDSDPFGEDGSLWSFNYFFYNKRLKRIVFFTCRSISGYTYTRSEAGNELDMELGEEDVEENRDACDNESGSIEEDRLQVICM, from the exons ATGAAGCTGTTGGAGAACTCAAGTTTTGAAGCAATAAACTCCCAGCTAACTGTGGAGACTGGAGATGCTCACATCATTGGCCG GATTGAAAGTTACTCGTGCAAGATGGCTGGTGATGACAAACACATGTTCAAGCAGTTCTGCCAGGAGGGCCAGCCGCATGTCCTGGAGGCTCTGTCGCCTCCTCAGACCACAGGGATCAGCCCCAGCAG GCTCAGTAAGAGTCAGAGTGGTGATGAAGAGGGACCCCTGAGTGACAAGTGTAGTCGCAAGACCCTCTTCTATCTGATTGCAACGCTCAACGAGTCCTTCCGCCCAGACTATGACTTCAGTGCTGCCAAGAGCCATGAGTTCAGCCGGGAGCCGAGCCTCAACTGG GTGGTGAATGCTGTCAACTGCAGCCTCTTCTCTGCAGTTCGTGAAGATTTCAATGCCCTGAAGCCACACCTGTGGGATGCTGTGGATGAAGAGATTTGTCTCTCAGAGTGTGACATCTACAG CTACAATCCAGACCTGGATTCAGACCCCTTTGGAGAGGATGGCAGCCTCTGGTCCTTCAACTACTTCTTCTACAACAAGAGGCTGAAGAGGATTGTCTTTTTTACCTGTCGTTCCATCAG TGGGTACACATACACACGCTCAGAAGCTGGAAATGAGCTGGATATGGAGCTTGGTGAAGAGGACGTAGAGGAGAACAGGGATGCCTGTGACAACGAAAGCGGCAGCATAGAGGAGGACAG GTTGCAAGTTATTTGCATGTGA